The Acropora muricata isolate sample 2 chromosome 4, ASM3666990v1, whole genome shotgun sequence genome contains the following window.
TTGTTCTCACGTGTACAATCCAGTGTCGAGCACCTCCCTCTGTCTGTAATCCCGACAAATTTTAGCGGATTCATGCGTGTAACTATGCGTTTGTTTATCCTCTAACTCGCTATTTATTTGCTACTTGTACCAATTACATAATGTGTAGAAACCCTCAGGCTTATtgtatttgttaatttttttttcaaattatattcacagtttttttcGCTTGTTACTCTTATGTAACAGCCTTACGTAACTGGCATCTTTTAAAGAATTAGGAATTGTGAATACTACGTCAACGAAACTTAAACCAAACCCAATCGACAATTCAGGCCTTGAAAGATATAATGCTTCTTCAAGTTTCAGTCGCCTTCAGTAAACAAACAGATCGACAGTGAGTCGTATACACGTGCCAAATTCGTTATCTTTCTGGCTCgcattttctttgaaatgagtTTTGACCTTATCGTTATTCTTAATTGTTAAGAACAACTGAATTTCAATTTTAAGACCCTTCAGATAAAGTCCAGTTGAGAAAATCGCACGCTAACTTTTTAATCTTCCATTAACGAGGGCAATTAGAGGGTTAAGAGTTATCAGAATCAAAACTAGCTTTATTTCACCTTTGAATTGCCCCGTTTTGAAATAAAGTGTGAGTTTACGTTTTTTTTATTATGGTTTCGCAGTGTAATGAAACTAACAGTATGACGACTAGGTTAATTGGTTTTCCAAGTGGAAAAATTCCATCGCTTTTGTTTCACCCTCACCCGTCTTAAGCTTTCAAGGCTTACGACAATTAGCAATAATTCCATGAACGAGGATGAACGAAAAACTCTGATgtttacggtggcccacaagtatCACGGCAAAAGTTTAAAGTCAATACTGCACATTGAAAAAAACTACGTtgacatttattttttacttattACCTTAAGTTTTAGGCAAGCAATCCATTTTGAGATGGACGAAAATAGGATTTGTCAAGCGTGACAAAATAATTGTGAACGTGCGGCAAATGTTTGTCGAAATCACGGCAAAAGTTTGTGAACGCCAGGGTAAAAGCGTGGCGAAAGTGATTGTATGGAAGTATACTTCGATTTTCAAGTTCATAATGCCTGTATGTTGGGAATGATTTTTCGCTTTGGCTCTTGAGAAACGAGCTTATCGCTTAAAATTTGCTTCAGTGTTCAGTTTGGAAGAGCTAAACAAACTCGCGGTTAAATAGCAATTACCTGGGactaattttatttgtttcttctCAAAATTCTTTACTCCCCCCTTTTATTTAGTCTTCCGACTTAAGAACAAAGGTCTTTATCCTTTCATGGATATAATTATCCTTTCTTCATGTACAGTGAAGTGTATCCTTTCTGACATCAGGCATTTGTATTTTACCACGAAGAAAACACTTAATGGTTGCTGTTAAAGGATGGTGTACAAAAGTGCACCGAATATTTACGCCGAACTGACAAAATTAGTTGTTTAGGGGATATTACACGGTGGCgcgaagatatgaattttattttctcgtaCAAAAATCTATTTTTTACGAACGAGCACAGCGAGTGAGTAAGATATTCTAAGTTAATATTAAGTAACCATCAGGGGTTTTGTTTGTGGTAGAATACAAATGCCTGATGTCATAGCTCAATACGAACGCACAGAGCCGTTATACGGTGGTCTTTCACTGGTTAAACCTTCGTTTTGTTTAGTGTTGTCTTCCTAAATTTGTGCGATAAGGTTCCATGCCATTGTGAAATCCTGGACGACTCAGGGTCCGCACAGCCTAGAAATCAACACTGGCTGATCTTGTTCGCGGCGTTGGCACATATGAATGGGCCTTGTTCTTGAAACCTCCCTTTAAACGTCTCATTATCGCTGGGGACTTTGGTGATTTATGCGCACCTTGAAGACAAACTCTCAGATAAGCTTTCTTTATTATCTTGTTGTGCTCAAAAAAACTCTCAGAGTTCGACAGCTGATGAAAGAAACATCCAGTGTTTAGAGCAAAAAGTTTTCCTTCGAACTCTGTTACCTGTGTGTTGCGTTTTAAATCGGCTTTTGACGCGATAAGAAATATCGCTGATGGCGGAACATTTTTTGTCTCGTGTAGGTATTTGATGATTAGCCTTGCTTCCTGGAAGGAAGACCGATCTGTTATGGAGTATAGAACAAACATGATGTCTTGAGCTGCGCAGGTATCGATCTTTTCCTTGCAATTCTGAAATAAGAGGAAATTTTTGCGACCAATTTATTTTTCCAGCAGTTAATTCTGTCAAACGCTGCACTATATCAATTTTAATAGCTGTGAAGTCACTTGTATCACATATACAAATCAGTAACCTCGGCGCCGACGTCGAGAAGAACATCacatatttgcatatttgatgaAAATGCTAAACAATACATTTGCACGCGTTGCACGTGCTTTTCACATTCCCTGTAGATTTCGCAGCCGTCACAtccatgacgtgaaatgacctgctttgcagttgtgtggactaCGAGCActtgacgaaaaaatgtcaaatttttCTCTCCATCTCCAAAAAGCTCATGGCAATACATTTCCAGGATAGTTAGTGCGAGTTTTTGCAAACCAAACGACTGTTAACAAtggagaaatgattgcagaagtGTAGAGTTACACTTTGAGAGAACAATTTTGTTGTCGTCAACGTAACGCATACTTTTAgagcaaatgaaagaaacttaacaggttaagaaacTCAACTAGCAGGAAGCAGACAAGCTGGCAAATTACAAGTGCACCCGAGTAGTTGAACCAGGGATTActtggaacaaatccagctggcgGTCAAAGTGGGACTTAAATCGGGATCTTCAGATTTCAAAGTTCGGCGCCCTAACCAATCGGCCACGCTGCTTCCTTCCTGCATCGTCTTTTTGTAATCATCATCTTCAACTTATCAGTTGGGTTTTCCCGATGCAGACCACGTGATAATACTCAAGGGAGAATTTTATATA
Protein-coding sequences here:
- the LOC136913932 gene encoding ras-related and estrogen-regulated growth inhibitor-like, which translates into the protein MEKGDPINRRMSFPQDNVGSLSLFQRRSRHVGVRSGSNNDIEEEGSKIIRAAVLGKDGVGKTAFTVRLLTRRFIGDYDGTLESWYQHRVDIDGEEVIFHIFDTAGKNCKEKIDTCAAQDIMFVLYSITDRSSFQEARLIIKYLHETKNVPPSAIFLIASKADLKRNTQVTEFEGKLFALNTGCFFHQLSNSESFFEHNKIIKKAYLRVCLQGAHKSPKSPAIMRRLKGGFKNKAHSYVPTPRTRSASVDF